In Ahaetulla prasina isolate Xishuangbanna chromosome 6, ASM2864084v1, whole genome shotgun sequence, a single window of DNA contains:
- the PRXL2A gene encoding peroxiredoxin-like 2A yields the protein MSLPIDLSIAMWTLGLGAIGAAVTGMILANTDLFLPKAEMASTEFLEEIDLKTLGPGEQRTFKAKDLWKTNGVVIMAVRRPGUFLCREEASELSSLKPQLDQVGVPLYAVVKENIGTEVADFRPYFKGEIFLDEKKKFYGPQRRTMLLLALFRWNVWRNFWRAWRSGYTGNIDGEGVILGGVFVIGPGKQGILLEHREKEFGDKVSRDAVLDAVKKIKAQPSDHGE from the exons ATGTCTCTACCGATTGACCTCTCCATAGCAATGTGGACGCTGGGACTTGGCGCCATCGGGGCTGCCGTGACAGGGATGATCCTCGCCAATACTGATTTGTTTCTCCCGAAAGCTGAAATGGCCTCAACGGAATTTCTGGAAGAAATTGATCTGAAGACTCTGGGCCCAG GAGAACAGAGAACGTTCAAAGCCAAGGATCTGTGGAAGACGAACGGTGTGGTCATCATGGCGGTGAGGCGGCCTGGATGATTTCTGTGCAGAGAG GAGGCCTCTGAGCTGTCCTCTCTGAAACCCCAACTTGACCAGGTCGGGGTCCCACTTTATGCTGTGGTGAAAGAGAACATCGGAACGGAGGTGGCAGACTTTCGGCCGTACTTCAAGggagaaatatttctggatgaaaAG AAAAAATTCTACGGTCCTCAGAGAAGAACCATGCTGCTCCTGGCTCTTTTCCGCTGGAACGTCTGGAGGAACTTCTGGCGCGCTTGGAGGAGCGGCTACACCGGCAACATCGACGGAGAAGGCGTGATCCTGGGAGGGGTTTTTGTCATCGGCCCAGGCAAACAG GGGATTCTCTTGGAACACCGTGAGAAAGAATTTGGAGACAAAGTCAGCCGTGATGCTGTCCTCGATGCTGTTAAGAAGATCAAAGCGCAACCTTCAGACCATGGAGAATAA